The following proteins are encoded in a genomic region of Necator americanus strain Aroian chromosome II, whole genome shotgun sequence:
- a CDS encoding hypothetical protein (NECATOR_CHRII.G8723.T1), translating into MVHYTIVTRFILVLWMSKVGCDEGTNFTLQTHLQQLTTSSELPDPESTRRTGTRPRLKPYRTRRTTTTTTTTTTTTITTESTTTEPIDVFKLKKKHAIEETFPASIILIACGATLIFTTLFCLTLICFCRKEPPKTASIHPRRKRTTQRKVEMEKMDSRSLKSASATPPPKPRPPKAKKIEAEKINMLEFAHKGALVMQDVKGEVKHALDDVKSGEIVRVQYDTGQNEIVTIGSDVEIIKSSSTATGTGTSSEQKTFSNISKTKKSARR; encoded by the exons ATGGTTCATTATACAATTGTAACAAGATTTATATTAGTTTTGTGGATGTCTAAG gtcggATGCGATGAAGGGACGAATTTTACCCTTCAAACTCATTTGCAACAGCTCACCACATCGAGTGAATTGCCAGATCCTGAGTCTACGAGAAGAACAGGGACAAGGCCAAGGTTAAAGCCATATCGGACGAGacgaacaacaacaactactactactacaacCACTACGACCATTACCACTGAAAGTACAACTACAGAACCAATAGATGTATTCAAACTCAA gaaaAAACATGCAATAGAAGAAACGTTTCC AGCTAGTATAATTCTTATTGCCTGTGGAGCGACTTTAATCTTCACCACGTTATtttgtctgacgttaatctgTTTCTGTCGAAAAGAACCACCCAAGACGGCATCTATTCATCCTAGAA GAAAGAGAACAACACAACGCAAAGTggagatggaaaaaatggattcGCGTAGT CTAAAGAGTGCAAGTGCAACTCCTCCACCAAAACCACGACCAccaaaagcgaagaaaattgaagCCGAAAAAATTAATATGCTGGAATTTGCTCATAAGGGAGCGTTGGTGATGCAAGATGTTAAGGGCGAAGTG aAACATGCCTTAGATGATGTCAAATCTGGTGAAATAGTAAGAGTACAGTATGATACTGGACAAAATGAAATTGTAACAATCGGCTCAGATGTAGAGATCATAAAG TCTTCCTCCACTGCCACAGGAACAGGTACAAGTAGCGAACAAAAGACATTTTCCAACATTTCGAAAACTAAAAAG AGTGCACGTCGCTGA